Proteins from one Niallia circulans genomic window:
- the mreD gene encoding rod shape-determining protein MreD, producing the protein MRKFLIGCLIAFMFILESIFVELLPGDLFSNHILVPHFLIITIFFFSIYANRNAAIIYAFVFGLLVDVVYTEVLGIYFFVFPFTIYICSKIMKVLHANLLVVSVISLLGITILEMIVYEINFLIHLTSMEFIYFLQLRLVPTLILNAIFLVIAAYPYKRIFEKYAVESKD; encoded by the coding sequence ATGAGAAAGTTTCTTATCGGCTGTCTGATTGCTTTCATGTTCATTCTCGAAAGCATATTTGTAGAACTGCTGCCTGGAGATTTGTTTTCGAATCATATTTTAGTGCCGCACTTTTTGATTATTACTATTTTCTTTTTCTCCATTTATGCAAATCGTAATGCTGCGATAATTTATGCCTTTGTTTTTGGGTTGCTCGTTGACGTTGTATATACGGAAGTGCTTGGGATATATTTCTTTGTGTTCCCCTTCACTATCTACATATGCAGTAAAATAATGAAGGTGCTGCATGCAAATTTGCTGGTGGTTTCCGTCATATCATTACTAGGTATTACTATTTTAGAGATGATCGTGTATGAAATTAACTTTCTTATTCATTTGACAAGTATGGAATTTATTTATTTTCTCCAACTACGTCTTGTCCCAACATTGATATTGAACGCGATTTTTCTTGTGATTGCTGCATACCCTTATAAGCGTATTTTTGAAAAGTATGCTGTAGAAAGCAAGGATTGA
- the mreC gene encoding rod shape-determining protein MreC, with product MPQFFMNKRLIILLVSIIILVALIGFSLSRSKLTWPEQFIKDTTGWVQTLVSRPVHYVAGVIDNVKDLQDTYQENKELKAKIEEYGLLKAQVQGLQKDNEELQKIVDEYPSLNDKKLLKATIVSRDPNQWNELITINRGKNDGVEKDMAVITSAGLIGKIKSVSTGTATVQLLSSEDPTNRISAYIQKDENNKEKTKKTSVFGLIEDYDKESKNLIMTWEEVPDGLEVKKGQIVSTSGLGGVFPPDLAIGKVVKVESDEYGLAKKAYIEPAADFYDIEHVLIVKRESSEDDE from the coding sequence ATGCCACAGTTTTTCATGAATAAACGATTAATTATTTTGCTTGTTAGCATTATTATTCTCGTGGCATTGATAGGGTTTTCCTTAAGCCGTTCAAAGCTTACCTGGCCGGAGCAGTTCATCAAAGACACGACCGGCTGGGTGCAAACCCTAGTTTCAAGGCCTGTCCATTATGTGGCAGGTGTCATTGATAATGTAAAAGACTTGCAAGATACATATCAAGAAAATAAAGAATTAAAAGCCAAAATTGAAGAATACGGACTTTTGAAAGCACAGGTTCAAGGCTTGCAAAAGGATAATGAAGAGTTGCAGAAAATTGTTGATGAGTATCCTTCTTTAAATGATAAGAAGCTACTTAAGGCAACGATTGTCAGCAGAGACCCTAATCAATGGAATGAATTGATTACAATCAACAGAGGCAAAAACGATGGTGTGGAAAAAGACATGGCAGTTATCACTTCAGCTGGGCTAATCGGTAAGATTAAATCCGTTAGCACAGGAACTGCAACTGTCCAGCTGTTGAGTTCAGAAGATCCAACAAACAGAATTTCCGCTTATATTCAAAAGGATGAAAACAACAAAGAAAAAACCAAAAAGACTTCTGTTTTTGGTCTAATTGAAGATTATGATAAGGAATCAAAAAACCTAATTATGACATGGGAGGAAGTTCCTGACGGCCTTGAGGTGAAAAAGGGACAAATTGTCTCAACATCAGGCTTAGGAGGAGTTTTCCCGCCAGATTTGGCTATTGGTAAAGTAGTTAAGGTAGAGTCGGATGAATATGGCTTAGCGAAGAAAGCTTATATTGAGCCAGCAGCAGATTTTTATGATATAGAGCATGTTCTTATTGTAAAAAGAGAAAGCAGCGAGGACGACGAATGA
- a CDS encoding Maf family protein: MSKKKNLILASSSPRRKALLEDLHISFEVSSSDADESFDKSLAPEEIVIELARRKADAVSKANPESYCLGADTIVYHNGNVLGKPASREEAFQTLKGLSGVWHAVYTGVSISANGKHTVFYEKTNVLFWELTDEEINAYLDTGEPFDKAGAYGIQGVGRLLVKEIKGDYFTVVGLPISRTIRELRALGFDMPH, translated from the coding sequence ATGTCTAAGAAAAAAAACCTCATATTAGCCTCATCTTCTCCTCGACGAAAAGCGCTCCTTGAAGATCTTCATATATCTTTTGAAGTTTCCAGTAGTGATGCGGATGAAAGTTTTGACAAGTCCCTTGCACCTGAAGAGATAGTGATCGAGTTGGCCCGAAGAAAGGCAGATGCCGTATCAAAGGCGAACCCTGAAAGCTATTGTTTAGGTGCGGATACAATTGTATACCATAATGGAAATGTCCTTGGGAAACCCGCTTCCCGAGAAGAGGCATTCCAAACATTAAAGGGACTGTCCGGGGTTTGGCATGCTGTTTACACAGGTGTATCCATCTCGGCAAATGGAAAACATACCGTTTTTTATGAAAAAACTAATGTTCTGTTCTGGGAATTGACAGATGAAGAAATAAACGCATATCTCGACACCGGGGAACCGTTTGATAAGGCTGGTGCCTATGGCATTCAAGGAGTTGGCAGACTTTTGGTGAAAGAAATCAAAGGAGATTATTTTACGGTGGTTGGACTGCCGATATCCAGGACTATCCGTGAATTACGGGCACTTGGATTTGATATGCCTCATTAA
- a CDS encoding rod shape-determining protein produces the protein MFGIGTRDLGIDLGTANTLVYVKGKGIVVREPSVVALQTDTKSIVAVGNDAKNMIGRTPGNVVALRPMKDGVIADYETTATMMKYYIKQATKNKGYFSGKPYVMVCVPSGITAVEERAVIDATRQAGARDAYTIEEPFAAAIGANLPVWEPTGSMVVDIGGGTTEVAIISLGGIVTSQSIRIAGDEMDDAIVNYIRKTYNLMIGERTSESIKVEIGSAGSPGEIENMDIRGRDLLTGLPKTIKITAEEIAIALKDTVAAIVDAVKVTLEKTPPELAADIMDRGIVLTGGGALLRNLDKIISEETKMPVVIAEDPLDCVATGTGKALDHIHLFKNKAKDSR, from the coding sequence ATGTTTGGAATTGGAACAAGAGACCTTGGAATTGATTTAGGAACAGCAAACACACTAGTTTATGTGAAAGGGAAGGGCATTGTCGTAAGAGAACCATCTGTTGTTGCCCTGCAGACAGATACAAAAAGCATTGTTGCAGTCGGTAATGATGCGAAAAACATGATCGGTAGAACACCTGGAAATGTCGTTGCACTTCGACCAATGAAGGATGGGGTTATTGCTGATTACGAAACAACAGCTACTATGATGAAATATTACATTAAGCAAGCTACTAAGAACAAAGGTTATTTCTCTGGTAAGCCTTATGTAATGGTTTGTGTGCCTTCTGGTATCACTGCAGTTGAAGAAAGAGCTGTAATTGACGCAACACGCCAGGCTGGTGCTCGTGATGCGTACACGATTGAAGAGCCGTTCGCTGCGGCAATTGGAGCTAACCTTCCTGTTTGGGAACCAACAGGTAGCATGGTTGTTGACATTGGTGGAGGTACAACCGAAGTGGCAATCATTTCATTGGGCGGTATTGTTACAAGCCAATCAATCCGCATCGCTGGGGATGAAATGGATGATGCAATCGTAAACTATATTCGCAAGACGTATAACCTGATGATCGGGGAAAGAACTTCTGAAAGCATCAAAGTCGAAATTGGCAGTGCTGGAAGCCCTGGTGAAATAGAAAACATGGATATCCGCGGTAGAGACTTGTTAACTGGTCTTCCGAAAACAATCAAAATCACGGCGGAAGAAATAGCAATCGCTTTGAAAGATACAGTTGCGGCTATCGTTGATGCAGTGAAGGTTACGTTGGAGAAAACTCCTCCTGAGCTTGCTGCAGATATCATGGACAGAGGTATCGTTCTTACGGGAGGCGGTGCACTTCTTCGCAATTTAGACAAGATTATCAGTGAAGAGACTAAAATGCCTGTCGTAATTGCAGAGGATCCTTTAGACTGTGTGGCAACTGGAACTGGGAAAGCCCTTGACCATATCCACCTGTTTAAAAACAAAGCAAAAGATTCACGATAA
- the radC gene encoding RadC family protein — protein MDSILIKDFPKEERPRERFMQMGAESLTNQELIAILIQTGSKDESALDVANRLLHHFNGLRTLKDATLDELKAIKGIGTAKGLQLLAALELGGRVTKLAFKDRYAIRSPEDAAKYLMDEMRFLSQEHFICLYLNTKNIVMHKQTIFIGSLNASIVHPREVYKEAIKRSAASIICLHNHPSGDPSPSREDVEVTKRLADSGKIIGIDLLDHIIIGENKFVSLKEKGYI, from the coding sequence ATGGACTCTATTTTAATTAAGGATTTCCCGAAAGAGGAGCGTCCCAGAGAACGTTTTATGCAAATGGGTGCTGAAAGCTTAACAAATCAGGAGCTGATTGCTATTTTGATCCAAACAGGTTCAAAAGATGAATCGGCTTTGGATGTTGCAAACAGACTGCTACATCACTTCAATGGGCTGAGAACCTTGAAGGATGCAACATTAGATGAGCTAAAGGCAATCAAGGGTATTGGAACGGCGAAAGGACTTCAGCTTTTGGCAGCATTAGAGCTTGGCGGACGTGTTACAAAGCTTGCCTTTAAGGACAGGTATGCCATTCGTTCCCCTGAGGATGCGGCCAAATACTTAATGGATGAAATGAGATTCCTGTCACAGGAGCATTTTATCTGCTTGTACCTCAATACAAAAAATATCGTCATGCATAAGCAGACAATCTTTATTGGCAGCTTGAATGCCAGTATCGTTCATCCGAGGGAAGTATATAAGGAAGCGATAAAGCGCTCAGCAGCTTCCATTATCTGCCTGCACAACCATCCTTCCGGTGATCCCTCGCCAAGCAGGGAGGATGTGGAAGTAACAAAAAGGCTGGCAGACAGCGGCAAGATCATCGGGATAGATTTACTCGATCATATCATTATTGGGGAAAATAAATTTGTAAGTTTAAAGGAGAAAGGATATATATGA